The Halosimplex litoreum genome has a window encoding:
- a CDS encoding DUF5518 domain-containing protein, producing the protein MDEGNTLVNALIGAVVSTVAGFFLPFAPLFGGALAGYFQGGTRSDGLRVGAISGAIALLPSLALGFLVLSVFGFIALGSGEAAGLAIGGIILLFLFVFAVLYFVGLSALGGWIGNYVKYDTDIDV; encoded by the coding sequence ATGGACGAAGGTAACACGCTCGTCAACGCGCTGATCGGTGCCGTGGTATCGACGGTCGCGGGCTTTTTCCTCCCGTTCGCGCCGCTGTTCGGCGGCGCGCTCGCGGGGTACTTCCAGGGTGGGACGCGCTCCGACGGGCTGAGAGTCGGCGCGATCTCCGGAGCTATCGCGCTGTTGCCGTCCCTCGCACTGGGATTTCTCGTCCTCAGTGTCTTCGGGTTCATCGCGCTGGGGAGCGGTGAGGCGGCTGGCCTGGCTATCGGTGGCATCATCCTCCTGTTCCTCTTCGTGTTCGCCGTGCTCTACTTCGTCGGCCTGAGCGCCCTGGGCGGCTGGATCGGGAACTACGTCAAGTACGATACGGACATCGACGTCTGA
- the mvk gene encoding mevalonate kinase, with the protein MVTASAPGKVYLFGEHAVVYGEPAVPCAIDRRARVTVERRADDHLRVHAEDLSLDGFTVEYGGATDADPDVDVSQSLVEAATGYVDAAVEQARDAADAPDAGFDITIESEIPLGAGLGSSAAVTAAGIYAAAEELGADLTTDEVAERAYSAELAVQEGNASRADTFCSATGGAVRVEGNDCRSLDAPELPFVVGFDGGAGDTGALVAGVRELKDSYDFAADTVAAIGDLVRSGEAALADGDTEELGQLMDFNHGLLSALGVSSRSLDAMVWAARDAGALGAKLTGAGGGGCVVALDETEETETALRYLPGCEETFRAELDTEGVRVE; encoded by the coding sequence ATGGTTACCGCGAGCGCCCCCGGGAAAGTGTATCTCTTCGGGGAGCACGCAGTGGTGTACGGCGAGCCGGCGGTGCCCTGCGCCATCGACCGCCGCGCGCGGGTGACGGTCGAGCGTCGGGCCGACGACCACCTTCGGGTCCACGCCGAGGACCTCAGCCTCGACGGCTTCACCGTCGAGTACGGCGGCGCGACCGACGCCGATCCGGACGTGGACGTCTCCCAGTCGCTCGTCGAGGCGGCGACGGGCTACGTCGACGCTGCGGTCGAACAGGCACGCGACGCCGCCGACGCGCCCGACGCCGGGTTCGACATCACCATCGAGAGCGAGATCCCGCTCGGTGCGGGCCTCGGCTCCTCGGCGGCGGTGACTGCCGCGGGCATCTACGCGGCCGCGGAGGAACTCGGTGCGGACCTCACGACCGACGAGGTCGCCGAGCGCGCCTACTCCGCCGAGCTGGCCGTCCAGGAGGGCAACGCCTCCCGCGCGGACACGTTCTGTTCGGCGACCGGCGGCGCCGTGCGCGTCGAGGGCAACGACTGCCGCTCGCTGGACGCGCCCGAGCTCCCGTTCGTCGTCGGCTTCGACGGTGGTGCGGGCGACACGGGCGCGCTCGTCGCCGGCGTGCGCGAGCTGAAGGACTCTTACGACTTCGCGGCCGACACCGTCGCGGCTATCGGCGACCTGGTCCGTAGCGGCGAAGCGGCGCTCGCGGACGGTGACACCGAGGAACTCGGACAGCTGATGGATTTCAACCACGGCCTGCTGTCGGCGCTGGGTGTCTCCTCGCGGTCGCTGGACGCGATGGTGTGGGCGGCCCGCGACGCGGGCGCGCTCGGAGCGAAACTCACGGGTGCCGGCGGCGGCGGCTGCGTCGTCGCGCTCGACGAGACCGAGGAGACCGAGACCGCGCTGCGATACCTGCCCGGCTGCGAGGAGACCTTCCGGGCGGAGCTGGACACCGAGGGAGTCCGCGTCGAATGA
- a CDS encoding isopentenyl phosphate kinase: MTTVLKLGGSVVTEKASPETVDDAALARAAEAVADFDGDLVLVHGGGSFGHHAAAERGVTAESGTRSAADARAIHDAMGRLNAAVLDALHEAGVAALPVRPLSLASRDADGDLSLPTRSVAAMLAEGFVPVLHGDGVVQSGAGVTVTSGDDLVVALAEDGGLDVDRVGLCSTVPGVLDGDGEVIERIERFADAADALGGSDATDVTGGMAAKVEKLLALGAPAHVFGPEGLDAFVAGGSPGTVVRGE; encoded by the coding sequence ATGACGACGGTGTTGAAACTCGGCGGGAGCGTCGTCACCGAGAAAGCGTCCCCGGAGACCGTCGACGACGCGGCCCTGGCCCGGGCGGCCGAGGCGGTTGCCGACTTCGACGGCGACCTGGTCCTCGTCCACGGCGGCGGGAGTTTCGGCCACCACGCCGCGGCCGAGCGTGGCGTCACGGCGGAGTCGGGGACCCGCTCGGCCGCCGACGCCCGCGCGATCCACGACGCGATGGGGCGGCTGAACGCCGCGGTGCTGGACGCGCTCCACGAGGCGGGCGTCGCGGCGCTCCCGGTCAGACCGCTGTCGCTCGCCAGCCGCGACGCCGACGGTGACCTCTCGCTGCCGACGAGGAGCGTGGCGGCGATGCTGGCCGAGGGGTTCGTCCCGGTGCTCCACGGCGACGGGGTCGTCCAGTCGGGGGCCGGCGTGACGGTCACGAGCGGCGACGACCTCGTCGTGGCGCTGGCCGAGGACGGCGGGCTCGACGTGGACCGGGTCGGCCTCTGCTCGACGGTTCCCGGCGTTCTCGACGGCGACGGCGAGGTGATCGAACGGATCGAGCGGTTCGCGGACGCCGCCGACGCCCTGGGGGGCAGCGACGCGACGGACGTGACCGGCGGGATGGCCGCCAAGGTAGAGAAACTGCTCGCGCTCGGTGCGCCGGCGCACGTCTTCGGGCCCGAGGGCCTCGACGCGTTCGTCGCAGGCGGGTCACCCGGAACCGTCGTCCGCGGGGAGTGA
- a CDS encoding RNase J family beta-CASP ribonuclease, protein MEIEIATIGGYEEVGRQMTAVRAGDDVVVFDMGLNLSKVLIHDNVETERMHSLDLIDMGAIPDDRVMSDLEGDVKAIVPTHGHLDHIGAISKLAHRYDAPIVATPFTIELVKQQIKSEEKFGVQNDLQKMEAGETMSIGDRNELEFVNVTHSIIDAINPVLHTPEGAIVYGLDKRMDHTPVIGDPIDMKRFREIGREDNGVLCYIEDCTNANKKGRTPSESVARRHLKDVMYSLEDYDGGIVATTFSSHIARVTSLVEFAEDIGRQPVLLGRSMEKYSGTAERLDFVDFPDDLGMYGHRKSVDRTFKRIMNEGKENFLPIVTGHQGEPRAMLTRMGRGETPYEIDDGDKVIFSARVIPEPTNEGQRYQSEKLLGMQGARIYDDIHVSGHLNKEGHYEMLDALQPQHVIPAHQDMSGFSDYVNLAESEGYKMGRDLHVTRNGNLIQLVE, encoded by the coding sequence ATGGAAATCGAAATCGCAACTATCGGCGGCTACGAGGAAGTCGGCCGCCAGATGACGGCAGTTCGCGCAGGCGACGACGTCGTGGTGTTCGACATGGGCCTGAACCTCTCGAAGGTCCTCATCCACGACAACGTCGAGACCGAACGGATGCACAGCCTCGACCTGATCGACATGGGGGCGATCCCCGACGACCGCGTCATGTCCGACCTGGAAGGCGATGTGAAGGCCATCGTGCCGACACACGGCCACCTCGACCACATCGGCGCCATCTCCAAGCTGGCCCACCGCTACGACGCCCCCATCGTCGCGACGCCCTTTACGATCGAGCTGGTCAAACAGCAGATCAAAAGCGAGGAGAAGTTCGGCGTCCAGAACGACCTGCAGAAGATGGAAGCGGGCGAGACGATGTCCATCGGGGACCGCAACGAACTGGAGTTCGTCAACGTCACCCACTCCATCATCGACGCCATCAACCCGGTCCTGCACACGCCCGAGGGCGCCATCGTCTACGGGCTGGACAAGCGCATGGACCACACGCCGGTCATCGGTGACCCCATCGACATGAAGCGGTTCCGCGAGATCGGCCGCGAAGACAACGGGGTCCTCTGTTACATCGAGGACTGTACGAACGCCAACAAGAAGGGGCGCACGCCGTCGGAATCCGTCGCGCGACGGCACCTCAAAGACGTGATGTACTCCCTGGAGGACTACGACGGCGGGATCGTCGCCACCACCTTCAGCTCCCACATCGCGCGGGTCACGAGCCTCGTTGAGTTCGCCGAGGACATCGGCCGACAGCCGGTCCTCCTGGGCCGTTCGATGGAGAAGTACTCCGGCACGGCCGAGCGCCTGGACTTCGTCGACTTCCCCGACGACCTGGGGATGTACGGCCACCGCAAGTCCGTCGACCGCACGTTCAAGCGGATCATGAACGAGGGCAAGGAGAACTTCCTGCCGATCGTGACGGGCCACCAGGGCGAGCCCCGGGCGATGCTCACCCGCATGGGCCGCGGCGAGACGCCCTACGAGATCGACGACGGCGACAAAGTCATCTTCTCGGCGCGGGTCATCCCCGAGCCCACGAACGAGGGCCAGCGCTACCAGTCCGAGAAGCTGCTGGGCATGCAGGGCGCGCGCATCTACGACGACATCCACGTCTCGGGCCACCTGAACAAGGAGGGACACTACGAGATGCTCGACGCGCTCCAGCCCCAGCACGTCATCCCCGCTCACCAGGACATGTCCGGCTTTTCGGACTACGTCAACCTGGCCGAGAGCGAGGGGTACAAGATGGGTCGGGACCTGCACGTCACGCGCAACGGCAACCTGATCCAGCTGGTCGAGTAG
- the idsA3 gene encoding geranylfarnesyl diphosphate synthase, which translates to MSRQSQAAVERAIVARRERVNQAVPEELPVGEPERLYEAARYLLDAGGKRLRPTVVLLVAESLADVDADPETADYRSFPADSGTVDVLKAAVSVEVIQSFTLIHDDIMDDDDLRRGVPSVHREYDLSTAILAGDTLYSKAFQYLVETGAAPERTNAALMELATTCTQICEGQSLDIDFESRDAVATDEYLEMVELKTAVLYAASAAIPAMLVGADDETVDSLHGYGLDVGRAFQIQDDLLDLTTPSEKLGKQRGSDLVENKQTLITLHAREQGVDVDDLVETDSVEAVDEAEIEAAVERLREAGSIQYARETARDLIASGKDNLKLLPDNDARARLEDIADYLIEREY; encoded by the coding sequence ATGAGCCGACAGTCCCAGGCGGCCGTCGAGCGGGCCATCGTCGCGCGGCGCGAGCGCGTCAATCAGGCGGTCCCCGAAGAGTTGCCGGTCGGCGAGCCCGAGCGGCTCTACGAGGCGGCGCGCTACCTGCTCGACGCCGGCGGGAAGCGCCTCCGGCCGACCGTCGTCCTGCTGGTCGCGGAGTCGCTGGCCGACGTGGACGCCGACCCCGAGACCGCCGACTACCGGTCGTTTCCGGCCGACAGCGGGACGGTCGACGTGCTCAAGGCCGCGGTCAGCGTCGAGGTCATCCAGTCCTTTACTCTCATCCACGACGACATCATGGACGACGACGACCTCCGCCGCGGGGTCCCGTCGGTCCACCGCGAGTACGACCTCTCGACGGCGATCCTCGCCGGGGACACGCTCTACTCCAAGGCCTTCCAGTACCTCGTCGAGACCGGCGCCGCCCCCGAGCGCACCAACGCGGCGTTGATGGAACTGGCGACGACCTGCACCCAGATCTGCGAGGGGCAGTCGCTGGACATCGACTTCGAGTCCCGCGACGCCGTCGCCACCGACGAGTACCTCGAGATGGTCGAACTCAAGACCGCGGTGCTGTACGCGGCCAGCGCGGCCATCCCGGCCATGCTCGTCGGCGCGGACGACGAGACCGTCGACTCGCTGCACGGGTACGGCCTCGACGTCGGTCGCGCCTTCCAGATCCAGGACGACCTGCTCGACCTGACGACGCCCAGCGAGAAGCTGGGTAAACAGCGCGGGTCGGACCTCGTCGAGAACAAGCAGACGCTCATCACGCTCCACGCACGCGAGCAGGGCGTCGACGTGGACGACCTCGTCGAAACCGACTCGGTCGAAGCCGTCGACGAGGCCGAGATCGAAGCCGCCGTCGAGCGTCTGCGGGAGGCGGGCTCGATCCAGTACGCCCGTGAGACCGCCCGAGACCTCATCGCCAGCGGCAAGGACAACCTCAAGCTCCTCCCGGACAACGATGCCCGCGCCCGGCTGGAGGATATCGCCGACTACCTCATCGAGCGCGAGTACTGA
- a CDS encoding 2-oxo acid dehydrogenase subunit E2: MDDRDHRGERIERVSPRRRGTVDYMRAAGRRSNVHGLVEVDVTAAREAIRTIEAATGDAPSFTAFLVGCLARAIEDHPRVNAYRDWRGRLHVFDDVDVNVLVETAVDGDRIAVPHVVRGANRRSLRSLHDDIRSAQGSTDPTELSRWAALAFRLPGPVRRLVWRLPQWFPRRWTETAGTVAVTSVGMAGSGGGWALSPTNYTVQLTVGGIAEKPRIVDGELEAREILHLTVTFDHDVVDGAPAARFVDRLRDLVEDGHGLDSWNGR; this comes from the coding sequence ATGGACGACCGCGACCACCGCGGCGAGCGGATCGAGCGGGTCTCACCGCGCCGTCGCGGGACGGTCGACTACATGCGTGCGGCCGGCCGACGGAGCAACGTCCACGGGCTCGTCGAAGTCGACGTGACTGCGGCGAGAGAGGCCATCCGAACGATCGAGGCGGCGACCGGCGACGCGCCGTCATTCACCGCCTTCCTCGTCGGCTGTCTCGCGCGAGCGATCGAGGATCACCCGCGAGTCAACGCCTATCGCGACTGGCGCGGGCGATTGCACGTCTTCGACGACGTGGACGTGAACGTGCTCGTCGAGACCGCTGTCGACGGCGATCGGATCGCCGTCCCGCACGTCGTTCGCGGTGCGAACCGACGCTCGCTGCGGTCGCTCCACGACGATATCCGGTCGGCTCAGGGCTCGACCGACCCGACCGAGCTCTCGCGGTGGGCCGCGCTCGCTTTCCGGCTCCCGGGCCCCGTGCGGCGGCTCGTCTGGCGACTCCCCCAGTGGTTCCCACGCCGCTGGACGGAGACGGCCGGGACGGTCGCCGTGACGTCCGTCGGGATGGCCGGCAGCGGCGGCGGGTGGGCCCTCAGCCCGACGAACTACACGGTGCAACTGACCGTCGGCGGCATCGCGGAGAAGCCGCGGATCGTCGACGGCGAACTCGAAGCCCGGGAGATCCTCCACCTCACGGTCACCTTCGACCACGACGTGGTCGACGGCGCCCCCGCCGCTCGGTTCGTCGACCGACTGCGCGACCTCGTCGAGGACGGTCACGGGCTCGACTCGTGGAACGGACGGTGA
- a CDS encoding glutamate--tRNA ligase, with translation MDDDVREQAEEAAEVNALFNALKHDSDAQVGAIMGPLMGDNPEFREHGDEMAGVVAPVVQRVNGMDAGEKRERLAELAPERVEELDAEDEEDDQVLPDLPNADEYDEIRMRLAPNPNGPWHLGSARMPAVIGTYKDMYDGWMLCRFDDTDPETKRPDLDAYDEIVDAVDYLGFEPDEVIEASDRVDIYYDHARELIDLGGAYTCSCSGEAFSDLKNSGEPCPHRDKDTETVHEEFDAMVDGEYDSGEMVLRVKTDIEHKNPALRDFVAFRMIDTPHPREEAADYRCWPMLDFQSGIDDHLTDITHIVRGIDLQDSAKRQGFVYDYFGWEYPEVVHWGHVQIDAYDVPMSTSTIIERIEAGELTGWDDPRAPTIASLRRRGIRGEAIVDAMVELGTSSSNVDLAMSSIYSNNRELIDEETDRAFLVRAEGPGTEGSVDLPISGGPDEGEPLVHPNHEDRGRRSIPVEDSVVVETADLPAEGERVWLKGYGCVRYDDGELVATGDDLDVVREGDVDVIHWAPADGPRLRLRTMDGDVTGVVEPGVLDYEVEDLVQFERVGFARLDDLDSDPAVAYYTHP, from the coding sequence ATGGACGACGACGTACGCGAGCAGGCCGAGGAGGCCGCGGAGGTCAACGCGCTGTTCAACGCGCTGAAACACGACAGCGACGCGCAGGTCGGGGCTATCATGGGGCCGCTGATGGGCGACAATCCCGAGTTCCGCGAGCACGGCGACGAGATGGCCGGCGTGGTGGCGCCGGTCGTCCAGCGGGTCAACGGCATGGACGCCGGCGAGAAACGCGAGCGACTCGCCGAACTCGCGCCCGAGCGTGTCGAGGAGCTCGACGCCGAGGACGAGGAGGACGACCAGGTGCTCCCCGATCTCCCGAACGCCGACGAGTACGACGAGATCCGGATGCGGCTGGCGCCGAACCCGAACGGCCCGTGGCACCTCGGGAGCGCGCGGATGCCCGCCGTCATCGGGACCTACAAGGACATGTACGACGGCTGGATGCTGTGTCGGTTCGACGACACCGACCCCGAGACCAAACGACCGGACCTGGACGCGTACGACGAGATCGTCGACGCGGTCGACTACCTCGGGTTCGAGCCCGACGAGGTGATCGAGGCCAGCGACCGGGTCGATATCTACTACGACCACGCGCGGGAGCTGATCGATCTCGGTGGGGCCTACACCTGCTCCTGTTCCGGCGAGGCGTTCTCGGACCTGAAGAACTCGGGCGAACCGTGTCCCCACCGCGACAAGGACACCGAGACGGTCCACGAGGAGTTCGACGCGATGGTCGACGGGGAGTACGACAGCGGCGAGATGGTCCTGCGAGTCAAGACCGACATCGAGCACAAGAACCCCGCCCTGCGGGACTTCGTGGCCTTCCGGATGATCGATACGCCGCACCCGCGCGAGGAAGCCGCCGACTACCGCTGCTGGCCGATGCTGGACTTCCAGAGCGGGATCGACGACCACCTCACGGACATCACCCACATCGTCCGCGGGATCGACCTGCAGGACTCGGCGAAACGGCAGGGGTTCGTCTACGACTACTTCGGCTGGGAGTACCCCGAGGTCGTCCACTGGGGTCACGTCCAGATCGACGCCTACGACGTGCCGATGAGTACCTCGACTATCATCGAGCGGATCGAAGCGGGCGAACTCACGGGCTGGGACGACCCGCGCGCGCCGACCATCGCGAGCCTCCGACGGCGGGGGATCCGCGGCGAGGCCATCGTCGACGCGATGGTCGAACTCGGGACCTCCTCGTCGAACGTGGACCTGGCGATGTCGTCTATCTACTCCAACAACCGCGAACTGATCGACGAGGAGACCGACCGCGCCTTCCTCGTCCGTGCGGAGGGCCCCGGAACCGAGGGGAGCGTCGACCTGCCGATCTCGGGCGGGCCCGACGAAGGCGAGCCGCTCGTCCACCCCAACCACGAGGACCGCGGCCGGCGCTCGATCCCCGTCGAGGACAGCGTCGTCGTCGAGACGGCCGACCTCCCCGCGGAGGGCGAGCGCGTCTGGCTCAAGGGCTACGGCTGCGTCCGCTACGACGACGGGGAACTCGTCGCGACGGGCGACGACCTCGACGTGGTACGCGAAGGCGACGTGGACGTGATCCACTGGGCACCGGCCGACGGACCGCGCCTGCGCCTGCGGACGATGGACGGCGACGTGACCGGCGTCGTCGAACCGGGCGTCCTCGACTACGAGGTCGAGGACCTGGTCCAGTTCGAACGGGTCGGGTTCGCCCGGCTGGACGACCTCGACAGCGACCCCGCGGTCGCCTACTACACCCATCCCTGA
- a CDS encoding helix-turn-helix domain-containing protein, translated as MSVIAEISIPATEFELGRIMDVSDSGTVELESLVPTGERAVPFFWVYGADFEAFEETVYEASSVDDLVQIDTYDDRVLYTFEWSVENDAVFRAVRAVNAYILNATGTGDSWRFELRFPSHDAMSTFQERCREDDIGFEVIRVYNPSKPDLGPWFGLTERQREAIVLAVEEGYYDIPRDCTTVELADALGISDQAVTERLRRAIVRLVTNTILTSPEN; from the coding sequence ATGAGCGTCATCGCCGAGATTAGCATTCCCGCGACGGAGTTCGAGCTGGGACGTATCATGGACGTGTCTGATTCGGGGACGGTCGAGCTGGAGTCGCTCGTCCCCACCGGGGAGCGGGCGGTCCCCTTCTTCTGGGTCTACGGTGCGGACTTCGAGGCGTTCGAGGAGACGGTCTACGAGGCCTCGTCGGTCGACGACCTCGTCCAGATCGACACCTACGACGACCGCGTCCTCTACACGTTCGAGTGGTCGGTCGAGAACGACGCGGTTTTCCGGGCCGTTCGCGCGGTCAACGCCTACATCCTCAACGCGACCGGAACCGGTGACTCCTGGCGGTTCGAGCTGCGGTTCCCCTCTCACGACGCGATGTCTACCTTTCAGGAGCGGTGTCGCGAGGACGATATCGGCTTCGAGGTCATCCGCGTCTACAACCCGAGCAAACCCGACCTCGGTCCGTGGTTCGGGTTGACCGAGCGCCAGCGCGAGGCGATCGTCCTCGCCGTCGAGGAGGGGTACTACGACATCCCTCGCGACTGCACGACGGTGGAACTCGCCGACGCACTCGGCATCTCCGACCAGGCCGTCACCGAGCGACTCCGGCGAGCGATCGTCAGACTCGTCACCAACACTATCCTCACCTCGCCCGAGAACTGA
- a CDS encoding 4Fe-4S dicluster domain-containing protein, with amino-acid sequence MAIDPEFETNRDVAEEHEGHNVWGPVEEPETLGIHGTHVAVDFDICLADGACLEDCPVDVFEWVDTPDHPESEIKADPAHEDQCIDCMLCVDVCPVDAIDVDPGRAGRI; translated from the coding sequence ATGGCCATCGATCCGGAGTTCGAGACCAACCGCGACGTCGCCGAGGAACACGAGGGACACAACGTCTGGGGCCCCGTCGAGGAACCGGAAACGCTGGGCATCCACGGGACGCACGTGGCCGTCGACTTCGACATCTGTCTGGCCGACGGCGCCTGTCTCGAGGACTGTCCGGTCGACGTCTTCGAGTGGGTCGACACCCCCGACCACCCCGAGAGCGAGATCAAGGCCGACCCGGCCCACGAAGACCAGTGTATCGACTGCATGCTCTGTGTCGACGTCTGCCCCGTCGACGCGATCGACGTCGACCCCGGCCGCGCCGGCCGCATCTGA
- a CDS encoding electron transfer flavoprotein subunit beta/FixA family protein — protein MHTVVLTKGVPDFREGQVSFDDDGHLERGKTPTVMNPNDRHALRAALQTKVRNGGTVSLMSMGPPGYMEVLQEGMRDVYADDLYLLSDREMGAADTWATAMTVATGIQKLADPPDLVFAGFKTADGETGHTGPQTEWCLDMPLVTHVISLDIAEDEGILRAKRLVEGDVEEIETVEAPLPAFVVADPEFEPTYRRADHRLRHKDLRETAGDRADEFGEYLDDGSDLDPTDWDRFTMWDHAALNLDPDYIGLDGSPTIVAGVDPIPKAPSEREATVVDPNDDAAMGGVVEELAPYAGGD, from the coding sequence ATGCATACTGTCGTACTGACCAAAGGCGTCCCGGACTTCAGGGAAGGCCAGGTCTCCTTCGACGATGACGGTCACCTAGAGCGGGGGAAGACGCCGACGGTGATGAACCCGAACGACAGACACGCGCTCAGGGCGGCGCTGCAGACGAAGGTCCGCAACGGGGGGACCGTCTCGCTGATGAGCATGGGGCCGCCGGGCTACATGGAAGTGCTCCAGGAGGGCATGCGGGACGTGTACGCGGACGACCTGTACCTGCTCTCGGACCGGGAGATGGGCGCGGCGGACACCTGGGCGACGGCGATGACCGTCGCGACGGGTATCCAGAAGCTGGCGGACCCACCGGACCTGGTGTTCGCGGGCTTCAAGACCGCCGACGGCGAGACCGGCCACACCGGCCCCCAGACGGAGTGGTGTCTCGACATGCCGCTCGTGACACACGTCATCTCGCTCGACATCGCCGAGGACGAAGGGATCCTCAGGGCCAAGCGCCTCGTCGAGGGGGACGTGGAAGAGATCGAGACCGTCGAGGCGCCGCTGCCGGCGTTCGTCGTCGCCGACCCCGAGTTCGAACCGACCTACCGGCGGGCCGACCACCGACTGAGACACAAAGACCTGCGCGAGACCGCGGGCGACAGGGCAGACGAGTTCGGCGAGTACCTCGACGACGGCTCGGATCTCGACCCGACCGACTGGGACCGGTTCACGATGTGGGACCACGCGGCGCTGAACCTCGATCCGGACTACATCGGGCTCGACGGCTCGCCGACGATCGTCGCTGGCGTCGACCCCATCCCGAAAGCACCCAGCGAGCGGGAGGCGACGGTGGTCGACCCGAACGACGACGCGGCCATGGGGGGCGTCGTCGAAGAACTCGCGCCGTACGCGGGAGGTGACTGA
- a CDS encoding electron transfer flavoprotein subunit alpha/FixB family protein, whose amino-acid sequence MPEIDPTDHEIAELGPKVKDVDDADELREMLELEEGGEDRAPVKTLIESRIENVEGEDEEIDPESVDLSDLTVADIANLVRDIDDAAVLEDMLERERAGRDRKTAKGQIEDRIESIEGSDEEGDGEELEYVPPEEKHPDLDHPTADKQWVERLEDAEYRDMWVYCETQHGELIDVSMEMLGKARQLMDDYNEVPASDASGESEDSSSGKYGGDEDGEPENVVAVLIGDSVSGLTDQVIEYGADRVVTLEDDRLARFRHKPYTEIFCSMARAGGQVADDDHAEVDWKDYDEPRYTVFPATNNGRDLSALVQGELDSGLASDCSGLYIEEAMISNPAKTGNPGDSVEFERILHMKRPDFSGFEYSTILCIDKPFRDFHPQGASVIPGSFEIPEADPEREGEVVEYEMDLDESWFGVDVTDYDTLDSGIDLTGHDVVVAMGRGIGDSPTEGIELGLDLVDAFDDAALGLSRGVITSSYNFEGHVEGYIGEDRQIGESGQVVEPDVYVAAGISGAIQHKVGMDESDTIVAINSDPDADIRGFSDYFVEGDLFEVVPRLTEAVEAGELATAVAEASDD is encoded by the coding sequence ATGCCGGAGATAGACCCCACGGACCACGAGATCGCGGAGCTAGGGCCGAAGGTCAAGGACGTCGACGATGCCGACGAACTGCGGGAGATGCTGGAGTTGGAGGAAGGCGGGGAGGACCGCGCTCCCGTGAAGACGCTCATCGAGAGCCGCATCGAGAACGTCGAGGGGGAAGACGAGGAGATCGACCCCGAATCCGTCGATCTCTCCGATCTCACCGTCGCGGATATCGCGAACCTCGTGCGGGATATCGACGACGCGGCCGTCCTCGAAGACATGCTGGAGCGCGAGCGAGCGGGCCGAGACCGAAAGACCGCGAAAGGCCAGATCGAAGACCGCATCGAGTCCATCGAGGGCAGCGACGAGGAGGGCGACGGCGAGGAACTGGAGTACGTGCCGCCCGAGGAGAAACACCCGGACCTCGACCACCCCACCGCCGACAAGCAGTGGGTCGAGCGGCTGGAGGACGCCGAATATCGGGACATGTGGGTCTACTGTGAGACCCAGCACGGCGAGCTGATCGACGTCTCGATGGAGATGCTCGGCAAGGCCCGCCAGTTGATGGACGACTACAACGAGGTCCCCGCGAGCGACGCGAGCGGGGAGTCGGAAGACTCGTCTTCCGGAAAGTACGGGGGCGACGAGGACGGCGAGCCCGAGAACGTGGTCGCCGTCCTGATCGGCGATTCCGTGAGTGGTCTCACCGACCAGGTGATCGAGTACGGCGCCGATCGGGTCGTCACCCTCGAAGACGACCGGCTGGCCCGGTTCCGACACAAACCGTACACGGAGATCTTCTGCTCGATGGCTCGCGCGGGCGGCCAGGTCGCCGACGACGACCACGCCGAGGTCGACTGGAAGGACTACGACGAACCGCGCTACACCGTCTTCCCGGCGACGAACAACGGCCGTGACCTGTCGGCGCTCGTCCAGGGCGAACTCGACTCCGGGCTGGCCTCGGACTGTTCGGGCCTCTACATCGAGGAGGCGATGATCTCCAACCCCGCGAAGACGGGCAACCCCGGCGACAGCGTGGAGTTCGAGCGTATCCTGCACATGAAGCGCCCGGACTTCTCCGGGTTCGAGTACTCGACGATCCTCTGTATCGACAAGCCCTTCCGCGACTTCCACCCCCAGGGCGCGTCGGTCATTCCGGGCAGCTTCGAGATCCCCGAGGCCGACCCCGAGCGAGAGGGGGAGGTCGTCGAGTACGAGATGGATCTCGACGAATCGTGGTTCGGGGTCGACGTGACCGACTACGACACGCTCGATTCGGGGATCGACCTCACCGGCCACGACGTGGTCGTCGCGATGGGGCGCGGTATCGGCGATTCGCCCACGGAGGGGATCGAACTCGGGCTCGATCTGGTCGACGCGTTCGACGACGCCGCCCTCGGTCTCTCGCGGGGGGTGATCACCTCCTCGTACAACTTCGAGGGACACGTCGAGGGCTACATCGGCGAGGATCGACAGATCGGCGAGTCCGGGCAGGTCGTCGAACCGGACGTGTACGTCGCCGCGGGCATCTCCGGGGCGATCCAGCACAAGGTCGGGATGGACGAGTCGGACACGATCGTCGCGATCAACTCCGACCCCGACGCGGACATCCGGGGGTTCTCCGATTACTTCGTCGAGGGCGACCTGTTCGAAGTGGTGCCCCGCTTGACCGAGGCGGTCGAGGCGGGTGAACTGGCGACGGCGGTCGCGGAGGCGAGCGACGACTGA